From Streptomyces griseorubiginosus, one genomic window encodes:
- the tatA gene encoding Sec-independent protein translocase subunit TatA, with the protein MLRNGLEPWHLLIVVILFLLLFGSKKLPDAARGLGKSMRILKSEAKAMKEDGAAQPTAAPAEGTSAAEPAPQVIRSAPAETATAHRTAEGTPAH; encoded by the coding sequence ATGCTCCGCAACGGACTGGAACCATGGCACCTGTTGATCGTGGTGATCCTCTTCCTCCTGCTGTTCGGATCGAAGAAACTCCCGGACGCCGCCCGTGGGCTGGGCAAGTCGATGCGCATCCTCAAGAGCGAGGCCAAGGCGATGAAGGAGGACGGCGCGGCCCAGCCCACCGCCGCCCCGGCCGAGGGCACGAGCGCGGCCGAGCCCGCTCCGCAGGTCATCCGGTCCGCGCCCGCGGAGACCGCCACGGCCCACCGCACGGCGGAGGGCACCCCGGCTCACTGA
- a CDS encoding serine/threonine-protein kinase: protein MSEAGEGPGRRVVDGRFELEARLGGGGMGMVWRARDLVLHRMVAVKEVRPPDRDLAEYDPHGARTLRERVLREARALARIDHPNVVTIHHIVDGGEGTYPWIVMELVTGGSLADRLAQGPMPPVEAARIGRGVLAALTAAHEADIQHRDVKPANVLLRSDGRPVLTDFGIAAIRETTSLTATGSIIGTPDFMAPERISGHEGGSASDLWSLAMMLYAAVEGQHPLRRGNTLATLAAVLNEDVPPPVRAGALGDVLMSVLVRDPAARPSSAVLDRMLAGIESAQTGPATLVWPQPASYPPSPPSADFPSLNQPSAGSPPLNPPSQGSSSLNQSSAGSHSPGPQSTGSLPSAAPPVGSAPSYPGAFGAPTAPFGGAAAPGSATAPTGFGPPPVHPGPGPAMPQPNTAPVRKRRENRPALGLLVGVTASSLAGAGALVWWLLPLGSDSGGSGGTAHPGPSSVASAPASTGSPSAAPAARQSKGSATTSLLTPEGIRTAIAAIEQDTGRDRFGDFTAYDDFVSVEVMVKGSDSAYDTYTYRAGQGVEKGIIKGSLSGGDQPFRLDGFNWDKLPALFEEAGKKLNVDNPNARYVVVRQPNDTFDTPLGMAVYLSNEYSQAGYLEATPKGKVTRVMPAED, encoded by the coding sequence ATGAGTGAGGCAGGCGAAGGCCCCGGCAGACGAGTCGTCGACGGGCGCTTCGAGTTGGAGGCCCGTCTCGGCGGCGGCGGGATGGGCATGGTCTGGCGGGCCAGGGACCTGGTGCTGCACCGGATGGTCGCGGTCAAGGAGGTCCGCCCGCCCGACCGGGACCTCGCCGAGTACGACCCGCACGGCGCGCGCACCCTGCGGGAGCGGGTGCTGCGCGAGGCGCGGGCCCTCGCCCGGATCGACCATCCGAACGTCGTCACCATCCACCACATCGTCGACGGCGGGGAGGGCACCTACCCGTGGATCGTCATGGAGTTGGTCACCGGCGGCTCCCTGGCCGACCGGCTGGCCCAGGGGCCGATGCCGCCCGTCGAGGCGGCCCGGATCGGCCGGGGAGTGCTGGCCGCGCTCACCGCCGCCCACGAGGCCGACATCCAGCACCGGGACGTCAAGCCCGCCAACGTCCTGCTCCGGTCCGACGGACGCCCCGTCCTCACCGACTTCGGCATCGCCGCGATCCGTGAGACGACCAGCCTCACCGCCACCGGCTCCATCATCGGCACCCCCGACTTCATGGCACCCGAGCGGATCTCGGGCCACGAAGGCGGTTCCGCCTCCGACCTGTGGTCGCTGGCGATGATGCTGTACGCCGCCGTGGAGGGCCAGCACCCGCTGCGCCGCGGCAACACCCTGGCCACGCTCGCCGCCGTCCTCAACGAGGACGTGCCCCCGCCGGTCAGGGCAGGTGCGCTGGGTGACGTACTGATGAGCGTGCTGGTCCGCGATCCGGCGGCGCGGCCGTCGTCCGCCGTGCTGGACCGGATGCTGGCCGGGATCGAGTCGGCGCAGACCGGTCCGGCGACCCTCGTCTGGCCCCAGCCCGCCTCCTACCCGCCGAGCCCGCCGTCGGCCGACTTCCCTTCGCTGAACCAGCCGTCGGCCGGCTCCCCTCCGCTGAACCCGCCGTCCCAAGGGTCCTCTTCGCTGAACCAGTCCTCAGCCGGGTCCCACTCGCCGGGCCCGCAGTCGACCGGCTCCCTTCCGTCGGCCGCGCCGCCCGTCGGCTCTGCGCCTTCGTACCCGGGGGCCTTCGGAGCGCCGACGGCTCCCTTCGGCGGAGCCGCCGCCCCCGGGAGCGCGACCGCCCCCACCGGATTCGGGCCGCCGCCGGTCCACCCCGGGCCCGGCCCGGCCATGCCCCAGCCGAACACCGCACCCGTCCGAAAGCGCCGGGAGAACCGCCCCGCCCTCGGGCTTCTGGTCGGCGTCACCGCGAGCTCGCTCGCCGGTGCCGGGGCCCTGGTGTGGTGGCTGCTGCCCCTCGGGAGTGACTCGGGTGGCTCGGGTGGCACGGCGCATCCCGGGCCCTCGTCCGTCGCCTCGGCCCCGGCGTCGACGGGGTCCCCGTCCGCCGCCCCGGCCGCACGGCAGTCCAAGGGCTCGGCCACCACGAGCCTGCTCACCCCGGAGGGCATCCGCACCGCCATCGCGGCGATCGAACAGGACACCGGCCGGGACAGGTTCGGTGACTTCACCGCGTACGACGACTTCGTGTCCGTCGAGGTGATGGTCAAGGGCAGCGACAGCGCCTACGACACCTACACCTACCGTGCCGGGCAGGGGGTGGAGAAGGGCATCATCAAGGGCAGCCTCTCCGGTGGCGACCAGCCCTTCCGCCTCGACGGCTTCAACTGGGACAAGCTGCCCGCGCTCTTCGAGGAGGCCGGGAAGAAGCTCAACGTCGACAACCCCAACGCCCGTTACGTGGTGGTGCGGCAGCCCAACGACACCTTCGACACCCCGCTCGGCATGGCCGTCTACCTCAGCAACGAGTACAGCCAGGCCGGTTACCTGGAGGCGACCCCCAAGGGCAAGGTCACCCGCGTCATGCCTGCGGAGGACTGA
- a CDS encoding helix-turn-helix transcriptional regulator has protein sequence MLSHHQIAAATRIGMLTRERDTASARDQALRELARALPLDAATLLTIDPLSGAHVQVAGIGYSAETSRALAAEFVTTPWYRNVVSWGLPPSISEDAEDPEEFGPRFRHGWFYAERVRPAGFRDGLTGALRHHDRLVGLVHLSTEGADAYDIEARRLLASVIPALAALADPVARAGDAHGLPDHGAAGLVTPDGTVELPGRDRARVPADAEFLGLLRAFAGTGGHRLRLLWPADGVWYRVTLHRHRPDPALTADAVLVHETPTELPYGLSPRELEVLTRAATGQTNQAIAQALFLSPRTVHSHIEHLLRKTGAASRAEATALAVRDGLLRPAPDHLAFFVER, from the coding sequence ATGCTCAGCCATCACCAGATCGCGGCGGCCACCCGTATCGGCATGCTCACCCGCGAACGTGACACCGCCTCCGCCCGCGACCAGGCGCTGCGCGAGCTCGCCCGCGCGCTGCCGCTCGACGCCGCGACGCTGCTCACGATCGACCCGCTGAGCGGGGCCCACGTCCAGGTCGCGGGCATCGGGTACAGCGCCGAGACCTCCCGTGCGCTGGCCGCCGAGTTCGTCACCACGCCCTGGTACCGCAACGTCGTGAGCTGGGGACTGCCGCCGTCCATCTCCGAGGACGCCGAGGACCCGGAGGAGTTCGGCCCCCGGTTCCGTCACGGGTGGTTCTACGCCGAGCGGGTCCGCCCGGCGGGCTTCCGCGACGGGTTGACCGGGGCGCTGCGGCACCACGACAGGCTCGTCGGGCTGGTGCATCTGAGCACGGAGGGGGCCGACGCCTACGACATCGAGGCACGCCGGTTGCTCGCCTCCGTCATCCCGGCCCTCGCCGCGCTCGCCGACCCCGTGGCGCGCGCCGGTGACGCGCACGGGCTGCCGGACCACGGCGCGGCGGGGCTCGTGACCCCCGACGGAACGGTCGAGCTGCCGGGTCGGGACCGCGCCCGGGTGCCGGCGGACGCGGAGTTCCTGGGCCTGCTGCGGGCGTTCGCCGGCACGGGCGGCCACCGGCTGCGGCTCCTGTGGCCGGCCGACGGCGTCTGGTACCGGGTCACCCTGCACCGGCACCGGCCGGACCCGGCGCTCACGGCGGACGCGGTGCTGGTGCACGAGACACCCACCGAGCTGCCGTACGGCCTCAGTCCGCGCGAGCTGGAGGTCCTCACCCGGGCCGCGACCGGGCAGACCAACCAGGCGATCGCGCAGGCCCTGTTCCTCTCCCCGCGGACCGTGCACAGCCACATCGAGCATCTGCTGCGCAAGACCGGGGCCGCCTCCCGCGCCGAGGCCACCGCCCTGGCGGTCCGTGACGGGCTGCTGCGGCCGGCGCCGGACCACCTGGCGTTCTTCGTGGAACGCTGA
- a CDS encoding sugar ABC transporter substrate-binding protein — protein MTTRRSATVPSATRRQFLAYSGAVAAALTAAGCSAPPAASTATRPAASSGARLTKIGLDYPFTQLPLYTTLVKLSSTAAKKHGVSLLTTNDGANADTQATNLTTWVARKVPAIVSFPMVFEAAEATAEAALDAGLIWVTYGGSLEHQSADIQFSFREGGTLLGTAAAKWAAEQLGGRGKVAFLTDSTIELGRERTKGMVDAFTKLAPGVDVVAQEQAIDPDTGLAKTNAILAKHPDLNLVLGVTDAAAYGGFKALQQAGRKKDDAKTFVGGQDGAVPSLVAIKQGTFYRASAALAPDDIANAVVDVPLAVAAGKADPGAQVPIALVGPGDTAAIDDLLAQNA, from the coding sequence ATGACCACACGCCGGTCCGCCACCGTCCCCTCGGCCACGCGCAGACAGTTCCTCGCGTACTCCGGAGCCGTCGCCGCCGCCCTCACCGCGGCCGGCTGCTCGGCCCCGCCCGCCGCGTCGACCGCCACGCGGCCCGCGGCCTCGTCGGGTGCCCGCCTGACGAAGATCGGCCTGGACTACCCCTTCACCCAACTCCCGCTCTACACCACGCTCGTCAAGCTCTCCAGCACCGCCGCGAAGAAGCACGGCGTCTCCCTGCTGACCACCAACGACGGGGCGAACGCCGACACCCAGGCCACCAACCTCACCACCTGGGTCGCCCGCAAGGTGCCCGCGATCGTCTCCTTCCCCATGGTCTTCGAGGCCGCCGAGGCGACCGCCGAGGCGGCCCTCGACGCGGGGCTGATCTGGGTCACCTACGGCGGCTCGCTGGAGCACCAGAGCGCCGACATCCAGTTCAGCTTCCGCGAGGGCGGCACCCTGCTCGGCACGGCGGCGGCCAAGTGGGCCGCGGAACAGCTCGGCGGCAGGGGCAAGGTCGCCTTCCTCACCGACAGCACCATCGAACTGGGCCGCGAGCGCACCAAGGGCATGGTCGACGCCTTCACCAAGCTCGCCCCCGGCGTCGACGTGGTCGCCCAGGAACAGGCCATCGACCCCGACACCGGCCTCGCCAAGACCAACGCGATCCTCGCCAAGCATCCGGACCTCAACCTCGTCCTCGGTGTCACGGACGCCGCCGCGTACGGCGGGTTCAAGGCGCTCCAGCAGGCGGGCCGGAAGAAGGACGACGCGAAGACCTTCGTCGGCGGCCAGGACGGCGCGGTGCCCTCCCTGGTCGCCATCAAGCAGGGCACCTTCTACCGGGCCTCGGCCGCCCTCGCCCCGGACGACATCGCGAACGCCGTCGTCGACGTGCCCCTCGCGGTCGCCGCGGGCAAGGCGGACCCCGGCGCACAGGTGCCGATCGCCCTGGTCGGCCCCGGCGACACCGCGGCCATCGACGACCTCCTCGCCCAGAACGCCTAG
- a CDS encoding sugar ABC transporter ATP-binding protein yields the protein MTPVNLRVRGLSKSFGGVRALDGVDLTVPMGQVHALLGHNGAGKSTLIKCLGGAFPPDAGTIEVGGTSYTRLSPRESIDAGVAIIFQTLSVVDALTVTENIFLGQEWTRYGRIDRRAQEEVAAGLLQRVAATCSPRDRVGELPMGQRQLVEIAKALSRSAAVLVLDEPTAALSTAESAALAERVEDLRTQGLAIVYVTHLLSEVERLADAVTVLRDGRVTHQSLGAGQTRRELVEAIAGRASGGGAGEPPAAGRTSAEPATPETAGFRASVSPTARPRLTVDALHGPGFGPVSLAVAEGERVGLFGLIGSGRTRILESLYGARRAAGGTVRVGARTVTPARPAQALAAGIALVPADRRRQGLFPVLGAQDNALLPSVRPLSRAGVRALGAERRVFGALAEAVGLRPARPRLPAAAFSGGNQQKLVLGRWINEARSVDVLLLDEPTQGVDVGARQEIYEVVSTLAADRGTAVLFASSDPEEVVALADRCLIVAEGRIAGELSGTELTEEALLSAIHDTGTGPHGGPDAVPAPGTGPGRRTGADVTPAPNSRTQHTASAEGAA from the coding sequence ATGACACCGGTGAACCTGCGCGTCCGGGGGCTGAGCAAGTCCTTCGGCGGCGTGCGGGCCCTGGACGGCGTGGACCTGACCGTGCCGATGGGGCAGGTCCACGCCTTGCTCGGCCACAACGGCGCCGGAAAGTCCACGCTCATCAAGTGCCTGGGCGGAGCCTTCCCGCCGGACGCGGGCACGATCGAGGTCGGCGGGACGTCGTACACCCGCCTCAGCCCGCGCGAGTCGATCGACGCGGGCGTCGCGATCATCTTCCAGACGCTGAGCGTGGTCGACGCCCTCACCGTCACGGAGAACATCTTCCTCGGCCAGGAGTGGACCCGGTACGGCCGGATCGACCGCCGCGCCCAGGAGGAGGTCGCCGCCGGTCTGCTCCAGCGGGTCGCGGCGACCTGCTCCCCACGTGACCGGGTCGGCGAACTGCCCATGGGGCAGCGCCAGTTGGTGGAGATCGCCAAGGCGCTCAGCCGCAGCGCCGCCGTCCTCGTCCTCGACGAGCCGACCGCCGCCCTGTCCACCGCCGAGAGCGCGGCGCTCGCCGAACGCGTCGAGGACCTGCGCACCCAGGGCCTGGCCATCGTCTACGTCACCCACCTGCTGTCGGAGGTCGAACGGCTCGCGGACGCGGTGACTGTGCTGCGCGACGGACGGGTGACCCACCAGTCGCTCGGAGCGGGACAGACACGACGCGAACTGGTCGAGGCGATCGCGGGCCGGGCGAGCGGGGGCGGGGCGGGGGAGCCTCCTGCTGCCGGACGGACGTCCGCTGAGCCGGCCACCCCCGAAACCGCAGGTTTTCGTGCCTCCGTTTCCCCGACCGCCCGACCCCGCCTCACCGTCGACGCTCTGCACGGCCCCGGCTTCGGGCCCGTGAGTCTCGCCGTCGCGGAGGGCGAACGCGTCGGTCTGTTCGGGCTCATCGGCTCGGGCCGGACACGGATCCTGGAGAGCCTGTACGGCGCACGCCGAGCCGCCGGCGGCACGGTCCGCGTCGGCGCCCGTACGGTGACCCCGGCGCGGCCCGCCCAGGCACTGGCCGCCGGAATCGCGCTGGTCCCGGCCGACCGGCGCCGCCAGGGGCTGTTCCCGGTGCTGGGAGCACAGGACAACGCGCTGCTGCCTTCCGTACGGCCCCTGTCCCGCGCCGGTGTCCGCGCCCTGGGCGCCGAGCGCCGGGTGTTCGGGGCGCTCGCCGAGGCGGTGGGCCTGCGACCGGCCCGTCCCCGGCTCCCCGCCGCCGCCTTCTCCGGCGGCAACCAGCAGAAGCTCGTCCTCGGCCGGTGGATCAACGAGGCCCGGAGCGTGGACGTCCTGCTCCTGGACGAGCCCACTCAGGGCGTCGACGTGGGCGCCCGGCAGGAGATCTACGAGGTCGTGTCCACCTTGGCGGCCGACCGGGGCACGGCCGTCCTGTTCGCGTCCAGCGACCCCGAGGAGGTCGTCGCCCTGGCGGACCGCTGCCTGATCGTCGCCGAGGGCCGGATCGCCGGCGAACTCTCCGGCACCGAACTCACCGAGGAGGCTCTGCTGTCGGCGATCCATGACACCGGGACGGGACCCCACGGCGGCCCCGACGCGGTGCCGGCTCCAGGTACAGGTCCCGGCCGCCGTACCGGAGCCGATGTCACCCCCGCCCCGAACTCCCGCACCCAGCACACCGCCTCCGCCGAAGGAGCAGCATGA
- a CDS encoding ABC transporter permease: MTAADSVLTRPRLVASGGLTTLRRQPLIVVLGVMVVGFQLSTGSFLDPANLRGIATDAATLAIVAVPSALLLISGYLDLSVGSTLALGGLVGGWLAGQGQSPVVAVLGALAAGAAVGAVNGVLCCYFGLSAFIVTLGMLTAVRGLAQQLFPLPLSGFGTGFAWLGGARIAGVAAPVVVAALVLVAGALFLALTPAGRHVFAIGVNREAAHLSGIDIRRTPFALFVITGVAAALAGAIKASVLDSVVAGTSGSGFELAVLTAVLVGGVALTGGSGSILGVLLGVLFLGCLQNGLTLLDVPTFWQQMAQGTALVAGAALAYFAPRAAR; encoded by the coding sequence ATGACCGCCGCCGACTCCGTGCTCACCCGTCCCCGTCTCGTGGCCTCCGGCGGGCTGACGACCCTGCGGCGGCAGCCGTTGATCGTCGTGCTCGGTGTGATGGTGGTGGGCTTCCAGCTGTCCACGGGCAGCTTCCTCGACCCGGCGAACCTGCGGGGCATCGCCACCGACGCCGCCACCCTGGCCATCGTGGCGGTGCCGTCGGCGCTGCTGCTCATCAGCGGGTACCTCGACCTGTCCGTCGGCTCCACGCTCGCCCTCGGCGGGCTGGTGGGCGGATGGCTGGCCGGGCAGGGGCAGAGCCCGGTCGTCGCCGTCCTGGGCGCGCTCGCCGCCGGCGCGGCCGTCGGCGCGGTGAACGGCGTCCTGTGCTGCTACTTCGGGCTCTCGGCGTTCATCGTCACGCTCGGCATGCTGACCGCCGTGCGAGGGCTGGCCCAGCAGCTCTTCCCGCTGCCACTCAGCGGCTTCGGCACCGGATTCGCCTGGCTGGGCGGAGCGCGGATCGCGGGTGTCGCCGCACCGGTCGTCGTCGCCGCGCTCGTCCTGGTGGCCGGCGCGCTGTTCCTCGCGCTCACCCCGGCCGGCCGGCACGTCTTCGCCATCGGCGTCAACCGGGAGGCCGCCCACCTCTCCGGCATCGACATCCGCCGTACGCCCTTCGCGCTGTTCGTGATCACGGGTGTCGCGGCCGCCCTGGCCGGGGCGATCAAGGCGTCCGTGCTGGACAGCGTGGTCGCCGGGACCTCGGGGAGCGGGTTCGAACTGGCCGTGCTCACCGCCGTACTGGTCGGCGGGGTCGCGCTCACCGGTGGTTCCGGCTCGATCCTCGGCGTCCTGCTCGGCGTGCTGTTCCTCGGCTGCCTCCAGAACGGCCTGACACTGCTGGACGTGCCCACCTTCTGGCAGCAGATGGCGCAGGGCACCGCCCTGGTGGCGGGCGCCGCGCTGGCGTACTTCGCGCCCCGCGCCGCCCGTTGA
- a CDS encoding amidohydrolase produces MRKAAPTLVLTGGQVLTVDGDFTVTEGVAVHGREILATGSDAEMRALAGLGTRLVELGGRTVLPGLNDSHLHGAAYGMTKPPFAIDVGHPAVGSIADIAAAVRQAAAAARPGEWITGLGWDPGYLAECLADPRRFPHRSDLDAAAPHHPVCLTDFSSHMVWANTEALRRCGIDAGATPPPGGVVDRDPDGEPTGILREAAQRLVQAALPAPTIAQRRQAIQGVVRELHARGITSYTEPGLGPGGTGTLFGGLSTDNWTAYAELAAEGELHARVSVLLLPAPMGGSAEDLRKGLEELHRPESADPRRLHAIGVKIFADGVPPNRTAWMNEPYPGGGHGALCVHGDTPALQVAELREMIGIAHRAGFQLGVHVTGDRAIDTVVEAFVAANAAAPRSDARHYVIHGDFIGAGSLAKLAAHGYGVNMNPAIKWTISDLMDEVVGPERSAYQWPVRTAIDAGVRVCASSDAPITEPDWRQGVAAMLLRESKASGRTSGPEQRVTLAEALRAYTATPAWQDFADDWKGTLQPGKAADLCVLDRPLLDLDPHEITDVQVDLTVFDGAVVHER; encoded by the coding sequence ATGCGCAAAGCCGCGCCCACGCTCGTCCTGACCGGCGGTCAGGTCCTCACCGTCGACGGCGATTTCACGGTCACCGAAGGCGTCGCCGTACACGGCCGGGAGATCCTCGCCACCGGCAGCGACGCCGAGATGCGTGCCCTGGCGGGGCTCGGAACGCGGCTCGTCGAACTCGGCGGCCGGACCGTCCTGCCCGGCCTCAACGACTCCCACCTGCACGGCGCCGCGTACGGCATGACGAAACCGCCGTTCGCGATCGACGTCGGCCACCCCGCCGTGGGCTCGATCGCCGACATCGCCGCCGCGGTGCGACAGGCCGCGGCGGCGGCCCGGCCGGGGGAGTGGATCACCGGTCTGGGCTGGGACCCGGGCTACCTCGCCGAATGCCTGGCCGACCCGCGCCGCTTCCCGCACCGCAGCGACCTGGACGCGGCCGCCCCGCACCACCCGGTGTGCCTCACGGACTTCTCCTCGCACATGGTGTGGGCCAACACCGAGGCCCTGCGCCGGTGCGGCATCGACGCCGGCGCCACACCTCCGCCGGGCGGTGTCGTGGACCGCGACCCCGACGGAGAGCCGACCGGCATCCTGCGCGAGGCGGCCCAGCGGCTCGTGCAGGCCGCGCTCCCCGCCCCGACGATCGCCCAGCGCCGCCAGGCCATCCAGGGTGTGGTGCGCGAGCTGCACGCGCGCGGCATCACCAGCTACACCGAACCCGGCCTCGGCCCCGGCGGCACCGGCACCCTCTTCGGCGGCCTGAGCACCGACAACTGGACGGCGTACGCCGAACTCGCGGCGGAAGGCGAACTCCACGCCCGGGTCAGCGTGCTGCTGCTGCCCGCTCCCATGGGCGGCTCCGCCGAAGACCTGCGCAAGGGCCTGGAGGAGCTGCACCGCCCCGAGTCCGCCGACCCGCGCCGGCTCCACGCCATCGGCGTCAAGATCTTCGCCGACGGCGTGCCCCCGAACCGTACGGCCTGGATGAACGAGCCCTACCCGGGCGGCGGCCACGGCGCCCTGTGCGTGCACGGCGACACACCGGCCCTCCAGGTGGCGGAGCTGCGCGAGATGATCGGCATCGCGCACCGGGCCGGATTCCAGCTCGGCGTGCACGTCACCGGGGACCGGGCCATCGACACGGTGGTGGAGGCCTTCGTGGCGGCGAACGCCGCGGCCCCCCGCTCCGACGCCCGGCACTACGTCATCCACGGCGACTTCATCGGCGCCGGCAGCCTGGCGAAGCTGGCCGCGCACGGCTACGGCGTCAACATGAACCCGGCCATCAAATGGACCATCTCCGACCTGATGGACGAGGTCGTCGGCCCGGAGCGGTCCGCCTACCAGTGGCCGGTACGGACCGCGATCGACGCCGGCGTCCGGGTGTGCGCGAGCTCCGACGCGCCGATCACCGAGCCCGACTGGCGGCAGGGCGTGGCCGCGATGTTGCTGCGCGAGTCCAAGGCCAGCGGCCGCACCAGCGGTCCCGAGCAGCGCGTGACACTCGCCGAGGCCCTGCGCGCCTACACCGCCACCCCGGCCTGGCAGGACTTCGCCGACGACTGGAAGGGCACCCTCCAGCCCGGCAAGGCGGCCGACCTGTGCGTCCTGGACCGACCGCTCCTGGACCTCGACCCGCACGAGATCACGGACGTCCAGGTCGACCTCACGGTCTTCGACGGTGCCGTCGTCCACGAACGCTGA
- a CDS encoding TIGR03619 family F420-dependent LLM class oxidoreductase translates to MLLVLSENWTLTGGRADLPTAVRWAREAEDAGFDAVMVSEHIVLGPDAAAAGVMGNPREYALPGNQDPFTPWPHSLLLLAAIASVTSRLRLAAAAVLAPLRHPLLLARELGTLDLISEGRLVVQPTVSWSRDEYDALGVPFGRRGRLLDEHLSVWAKAWGPSPISHDGEHYPFRDVYFEPKAYRPEGPRLWFGGRRLHGPVLRRLVQHGNGFHPLGRPTPEDLHTLKEAMAAAGRDSADLEMIGGTDPVFPDDHSPADLGAALASVPEQREQGFTTFCVKPNQFIDDPDGVGAFCREVMRRVERSTRP, encoded by the coding sequence ATGCTGCTCGTCCTCAGCGAGAACTGGACGCTGACCGGCGGCCGGGCCGATCTGCCGACCGCCGTGCGCTGGGCCCGCGAGGCCGAGGACGCCGGCTTCGACGCGGTCATGGTCAGCGAGCACATCGTCCTCGGTCCCGACGCGGCGGCCGCCGGCGTCATGGGCAACCCCCGCGAGTACGCCCTCCCCGGCAACCAGGACCCCTTCACGCCCTGGCCCCACTCCCTGCTCCTGCTCGCCGCCATCGCCTCCGTCACCTCACGGCTGCGCCTCGCCGCGGCCGCCGTCCTCGCCCCGCTGCGGCACCCGCTGCTGCTCGCCCGCGAACTCGGCACCCTCGACCTGATCAGCGAGGGACGCCTGGTCGTCCAGCCCACGGTCAGCTGGAGCCGGGACGAGTACGACGCGCTGGGGGTGCCGTTCGGCCGGCGCGGGCGTCTCCTGGACGAGCACCTGAGCGTCTGGGCCAAGGCGTGGGGACCCTCGCCGATCTCCCACGACGGCGAGCACTACCCGTTCCGGGACGTGTACTTCGAGCCGAAGGCGTACCGCCCCGAGGGCCCGCGCCTGTGGTTCGGCGGCCGGCGGCTGCACGGACCCGTCCTGCGCCGTCTGGTCCAACACGGCAACGGCTTCCACCCGTTGGGCCGTCCGACCCCGGAGGACCTGCACACCCTCAAGGAGGCCATGGCCGCGGCCGGCCGGGACAGCGCCGACCTGGAGATGATCGGCGGCACCGACCCCGTCTTCCCCGACGACCACTCCCCGGCCGACCTCGGCGCGGCCCTCGCCTCCGTACCGGAACAACGGGAGCAGGGCTTCACCACGTTCTGCGTCAAGCCGAACCAGTTCATCGACGACCCGGACGGCGTCGGGGCGTTCTGCCGCGAGGTCATGCGGAGAGTGGAGCGGTCGACGCGGCCCTGA
- a CDS encoding LacI family DNA-binding transcriptional regulator: protein MSDEETAPSNAPGAKKAKRKRRPADRPSTIRDVAAKAGVSVATVSRTLAGNYPVSEDTRQRVMAAVDSLHYVVNVHAKALSGRVAGPVALVLSDITGPSLAHVAAGVEEEAGNRGRLSLVCSTKGDTKREDDLVQLMREQHAAAVVLVGGTVTDDAYHRRMAGYAKALDSAGSRLVLCGRPPLPAGVPATVVDYDNRGGAFQATAHLLTAGHRRVLFLGGAAGFSSAEQRRLGYRDALRAHGAPHDEELDTTGNYTRQSGYLRTREALRTGVGFTAVFAGSDMVALGALAALREAGRSVPHDVSVVGFDDVPFATDLTPALTTVRVPYEELGRTAVRLALEREVGLASDNHVVLSTQLVIRDSVRSVG, encoded by the coding sequence GTGAGTGACGAGGAAACCGCGCCATCCAACGCCCCGGGGGCGAAGAAGGCGAAGCGGAAGAGGAGGCCGGCCGACCGGCCGAGCACGATTCGCGACGTGGCCGCGAAGGCCGGTGTTTCCGTAGCAACCGTTTCCCGGACGCTGGCGGGCAACTACCCGGTGTCCGAGGACACCAGGCAGCGCGTCATGGCGGCCGTCGACTCGCTCCACTACGTCGTGAACGTCCACGCCAAGGCCCTGTCCGGCCGGGTCGCGGGACCCGTCGCCCTGGTCCTGAGCGACATCACCGGGCCCTCCCTCGCCCATGTGGCCGCGGGCGTGGAGGAGGAGGCCGGCAACCGGGGCCGGCTGAGCCTGGTCTGCTCCACCAAGGGCGACACCAAACGGGAGGACGACCTCGTCCAGCTGATGCGGGAGCAGCACGCGGCGGCGGTCGTCCTGGTCGGCGGCACCGTGACGGACGACGCGTATCACCGCCGGATGGCCGGCTATGCCAAGGCGCTGGACTCGGCCGGCTCCCGGTTGGTGCTGTGCGGCCGGCCGCCGCTGCCCGCGGGGGTGCCGGCGACGGTCGTGGACTACGACAACCGGGGCGGTGCCTTCCAGGCCACCGCGCATCTGCTCACGGCCGGCCACCGGCGGGTCCTCTTCCTGGGGGGTGCGGCGGGCTTCAGCAGCGCGGAGCAGCGGCGCCTCGGCTACCGCGACGCCCTGCGCGCCCACGGCGCGCCCCACGACGAGGAGTTGGACACGACCGGGAACTACACCCGGCAGTCGGGTTACCTGCGCACCCGGGAGGCGCTGCGCACGGGCGTCGGGTTCACGGCGGTGTTCGCGGGGTCCGACATGGTCGCGCTGGGGGCGCTGGCCGCCCTGCGCGAGGCGGGCAGGAGCGTGCCGCACGACGTCTCGGTGGTCGGCTTCGACGACGTCCCCTTCGCCACCGACCTGACCCCGGCCCTCACCACGGTCCGTGTGCCGTACGAGGAACTGGGCCGGACCGCCGTACGCCTCGCCCTGGAGCGGGAGGTCGGCCTCGCCTCCGACAACCACGTGGTGCTGAGTACGCAGTTGGTGATCCGGGACTCGGTGCGTTCCGTCGGCTGA